Within Haematobia irritans isolate KBUSLIRL chromosome 2, ASM5000362v1, whole genome shotgun sequence, the genomic segment aattttaacaaaactttctatagtaataaaatttgacaaaattttctatggaaataaagtttaggtagattacaaaattttctatagaaataaaattttgacaaaattttctatggaaataaaattttgacaaacatttatatagaaataaacttttgacaaaactttctatagaaatgaaattttgacaaaactttctatagtaataaaatttgacaaaattttctatggaaataaagttttggtagattatttttggcgatatggaccaatttttgtgtaataagtcatcggctatatataactaaagaccgatatggaccaatttttacatggctgttagaggccatatattgacaaaatgtaccaaatttcaaccgtatcggatgacttttgctcctccaagaggttccggacgtcaaatctggggacggtttatatgggaactatatataattatggaccgatatggaccaatttttgcatggttgttagagaccatatactaacaccatgtaccaaatttcaaccggatcggatgaattttgctcttccaagaggctccggagttcaaatctgggaatcggtttatatgggggctatatataattatggaccgatatggaccaatttttgcatggttatgagaggccgtaaactaacatcaggtaccaaatttcaaccggatcggatgaattttgcccctccaaaagtctccggaggtcaaatctggggatcggtttatatgggggctatatataattatggaccgatatggacaaatttttgcatggttgttagagaccatatactaacatcaggtaccaaatatcaatcggatcggatgaattttgcccctccaagaggctccggaggtcaaatctggggatcggtttatatgggggctatatataattatggaccgatatggaccaatgtttgcatgattgttagagaccgtatactaagaccacgtaccaaatttcaaccggatcggatgaattttgctgctccgggaggctccccaagccaaatttggggatcggtttatatgggggctatacgtaaacgtggtccgatttggcccattttcaataccatccgacctacatcaataacaactacttgtgccaagtttcaagtcgatagcttgtttcgttcagaagttagcgtgatttccacagacggacggacagccggacagacggacagacggacggacggacagacggacggacggacggacatgcttagatcgactcagaatttcaccacgacccagaatatatatactttatggggtcttagagcaatatttcgatgtgttacaaacggaatgacaaagttaatatacccccatcctatggtggagggtataataattatgtctaataaaattccttgaatttgtcgaaaaatatttactgtaTTTGGTGAAATCGAAATGACATCTGCGCTTGTAGTAcactttagttaaaattttctaaaatgaacataatttttctaaaattaaccaaaaatttcctTCCTGGTGGTTTCACTGTTGATTAGGTGTAGAGGCGACTTATTTTTCTCTTCACACGAATTTCTTTTAAGGTAAATTTACGCAGTTTCATAATAAATTTATCTATAAAACACAGAAATGACAAGTaacataatgaaaattttcaaacaattcaCAAGTGCTCTGATCCATTTCTCGGTCGACGTGGAAAGATAGCATATAGATCGCTAGCATATCAGCTGGCATAGGATGGTGTAGCTGAAGCGGCGGGAGTtaacatccaattttttttgtttttgctgggtacttataCGGAATTGCAGCTGACCCCTGTAGGAAATCGAACTCATTTATAATAAacttaaaattagtttttttataaccacaactagttgattaaatgattatttttctttatggcGACTGTTTATTTTAACATGGGCATGTCATTGGCGGTAGTCAATTGGTCGTCCCTGCATGACTTTCTTTCTGATtactaattatttatttttcaaccaatttgtaattaattaatattatagtCGATTAAAACCACTTCTTTTAAAATGCATTAATAAGCAGTTTAATTATAAtccttttttattaatatttagttTTGTATATGAACACATATAGagaattattatattaaaaaaatataaaaataaggcATGTTAAAGCAATTACATTTCATGACTtaaagtaaaagtacttaaaattgaaaatattatattatgtaTTGCGTTAAGCTTTTTTCTTTTCAACGCAAACATTATGAAAATGACGTTTTTTAATAACGGATAAGGCTTTGCGCAATTCCTTTTCTGGGTCATCATAGAGAGGCCGAACTGCATCCATCaatgctttaaaaaatttgtcgaaatccttTAAACGTCTTTTGCCGTGAGTGCCATCAATATTTATGTCTAGAATCAATTCTAATGATAGAATTGTTGTCAATGCCTTTGTCAATTTCCCTTTCAGAGACAATTTCATGGCATTGGTCTGTAAGAAAAGCAAGActatttgtaaaataataaaagaagaGAAAAATAATAACTCACATAAACTTGCTGATTTTCATCCATTATGACGTCATTGAGCGTTTTCAGCTCTTCGAGAGTGTTTataggaaaaacatttttaattgcagCATTGTTTTTTTCCTGGCGAACAAGGCTTTCAGTTACTACTTTTTGGACAGACAATGCTGTCATTATAGCTTCATTTTGGGTTTGAATAATGCTTTTGAGCTCCCTAATTTCACcttgaaatataaaatacataaaaataaaacaaatgctaaaataataaatattaataaatcttACATgtcatttctgaaaatttcccctgcatttcaaaaaatttcgcaTCAAATTGCTTCAAAACTTCAAGTGAACATTGGCAAAGCGCTTTATCATTATTTTCTTTTCCGTTATCTGCAAAAATACGATATTCATATGTAATTAaccatatttttgtaattgtaCAAGATACTTACCAATACTGCTCAAACAAATGCGTTTCATTATTGCTGGAAAAATAAATAGGTTTGTAttaatttaactttgtttttaaaatgttagtAGCACCCGTGCAATAATGGAAGTAAAACTAATTTTTCTCCTGTAGGCAAACCAACGAGCTTACattcaatttcattttgttcgaATATTTGTTCATCGCCTAGGTGGCTCGGATCAACAACACAGGTTCCCAAAATTGAAAAGGAGTCACATGGCTCAGTGAAATAGCTTTCGAttcttgtaaatttttttcctacaatAAACCCCACCCCAGTGTCTATAAAACCTGTTATTATAATAGGAATAAATGGGTGAATTGCACAGAAGTTATTAGGAACcttttttgaaaagaaatattGTGTTGTTGTAAGGCTAATAATTTCATTATGTTTTCGGTTGAACCCTACttccttttctttaataatcataTTTTCAAACTTTAAGTTATTagatatttgtttcaaaattttggatggttttttgacatagttttttaatgtttgtaGATAGTTTTCAAACGGATATCCTGAAAAGTTCGTAAGTgggccaaaattttttacacattCAGTCAAATGCAGCAGACTATGTATATTGTAGGATACGCTATTCTCCCCGAAAATAAgaggaaaattttccacaaaaagttCGAGCAATATTTGGGCATTCTGTAAATTATTTTGATATGTTCTAGGGCATGATAGAAATCTGCAAGCACAGTGAAGTAGCAAAAATTCGTAGTACAAATCTTCATGCACTCGACCTTTAAGAACAACAATCCCCGTATTAAGTAAGAACTGTCTGAACTCTGATGCTttccaatgaaatatttcatcTAATCCGCTGGGAGTGCGAGAAAATTCcttaggaatattttttttaagacctTTCAAATGGTCggatattacatttttaatgttttctgttattttaaaaatacatCTATTTTTTATAATCCTAATAAGAAATTTTCGCATCACTCCCAGATCGACGAGATGCATCGGATCAAGTGGTACCTGACTTACCATCCCCAAATTAAGCTGTTCAAAtggacttttttcttcataaaattttttttgatggtgTTCTAAATATTTTCTGCTTGCAAAATCGCTGTCAGAAATAAGCACCCCAGATTTCGTAGAATAAGTTAAAACGCCACCAACTTTTTCTGCAATTTGATTGCATTTCGTGCATCCATGTCGGGAGGTATGACTTACGATGCCACACGCGAACGCTCTTGCCGGTGTATCACAAATTATTGCCCTAACTCTTAATGCAATGGTTTGTTCCCCAAATTCCAGTCCATTTCGCATCAAAATGTCTAGTTCCTGAATAAACTCATGGAGAAATTCTTCAATATTGTTAGGTTTGCTTCGACCTGAAAAAACTCCTACTGAAAAAATAGACAAGCTTGTAATATTGACGACCTTCATCAAAATTGGCCACAATTGAGCTTTTGAATAATGGAAGGCCGTCAATATTTATGTCAaccaaaatttcgtcacaatctTTTAGCAAATGTGAAACCCTCTCTAATTGCTTGAGAATTCCAAAATGGGTGTATAACCCAGGGGAGACTTCAGACACAATTAAACAATCATTTTTGTTGTAAAATGCATTAGCACTTGATGGCACATCTAACCCTTCTCCTTTTAAAATTGTCAAGAGTTCGTCAAAACATTTACGAGATGGTTTATTTCTATGATACCATTCTCCTAATTTATCACGCAATGATTGCTCTTTTGCAATAGAACTTAAAAAAGGCATTTCGACATCACTTTCACAAAAAGTATTTTCACATGGCTTTTCTACCACTTCCATTATTGCAGGAGCACGTGTTTcacaattttcatttcttaatttctccaaatatttttctttttccgCTTTTAGTTTTCGCTTTAAATGTATTTTACTATacatgttttatttattattatttattacacCTTTTTTGTTTCTTGTTACTTTATATTTAATTCCAAATCGGCTTCTTTACATTAATTTTCCATTGTTCACTTCGAAGGTCGAACTTGTTTTGATTGGCGTACGCCAATCGCATTACATGCCATGACATGTATGTTactttgttttcttattttcgTTTGCTTTACTTGCTCTGTTTTGTTTTCACATGTGCTTCTATGCAATATTTTTGGTTGATATCTGCATGAGATTCTAAACGATTTGTAGtcacttgacaatatttttggttGATATTTGCATGATATTGTAAACAGTTTGTAGTCACTTGTTGAATAGTTAATTTGTAATGTATGATTTACATCAACCGATTATTTTATTTCCTACAGGGACGTGTGTTCCGTATGTAACCAAGGGCCACGAGACACGTCACCACCAGGATACTATGGACGCAGGTATAACAgatttaaaatatgaattttggaAAACATTACGTTTCGAGTATTAGAACCCTATTTGTGGGACATATCGCATTTATACTGAAAAACAAATGCATCACAACTCATTATTAATTCAACCCTATTTCAAACAAAAGGAATTTTGCAACATTGTTGACATTGACAATACCAAAGTATTGTAAATGTGGAAAATACAACGCAAATATATGTTACGCTGCTTTTTGTTTCTAACATACCAATCACATCCAATATTCTACAAGTCCCTGCAGACTGTCTGCCAGTCTAGCTGTCACATGGTTGGTTGCTCGACA encodes:
- the LOC142227621 gene encoding uncharacterized protein LOC142227621, with translation MTALSVQKVVTESLVRQEKNNAAIKNVFPINTLEELKTLNDVIMDENQQVYTNAMKLSLKGKLTKALTTILSLELILDINIDGTHGKRRLKDFDKFFKALMDAVRPLYDDPEKELRKALSVIKKRHFHNVCVEKKKA